One Candidatus Kapaibacterium sp. genomic window carries:
- a CDS encoding 4Fe-4S binding protein gives MIRKVIKIDEDKCDGCGICIPSCHEGAIQIIDGKAKLVKDSLCDGFGACIGECPLGAITYEERETEAYDEIEVLERLLHEPDADIKAHLLHLFDMGDLDNFNLAVHYLEEIGIKINIINKGGGHDMPTEQSGGGCPGSAQKKIFKPLNVIEDKSSNQKKSDNNSELEHWPVQLHLVNPGSDFLQGKTLILMSTCAPVAYGNIQQDYIKNNAVVLACPKLDYTEPYQNKLAQIIATANLEKIIVLRMEVPCCSGLTDILKKAYNAVGQHLPIEEHTIGINGSSAKIKSIN, from the coding sequence ATGATTAGAAAGGTAATAAAAATTGACGAAGATAAGTGCGACGGATGCGGAATATGCATTCCATCATGCCACGAAGGTGCTATTCAAATAATTGACGGCAAAGCAAAACTTGTCAAAGACTCCCTATGCGACGGATTTGGAGCATGTATCGGCGAGTGCCCCTTGGGAGCTATTACTTATGAAGAACGCGAAACAGAAGCTTATGACGAAATCGAAGTACTGGAGAGATTGCTACACGAACCGGACGCCGATATCAAAGCTCATTTGTTGCATCTTTTTGATATGGGCGACTTGGATAATTTCAATTTAGCAGTGCATTATCTCGAGGAAATAGGAATCAAAATCAATATCATTAACAAAGGCGGAGGGCACGATATGCCGACAGAACAAAGTGGTGGCGGATGCCCGGGCAGTGCACAGAAGAAGATATTCAAACCATTGAATGTAATCGAGGACAAATCAAGCAATCAAAAGAAATCGGACAATAATTCCGAATTGGAACATTGGCCCGTTCAGTTGCATTTAGTAAATCCCGGTTCTGATTTTTTGCAAGGCAAAACACTCATTCTTATGTCCACATGTGCTCCTGTGGCATATGGCAATATTCAGCAAGATTACATCAAAAATAACGCCGTCGTTCTTGCGTGTCCTAAATTAGATTATACTGAGCCTTATCAGAACAAATTAGCCCAAATTATTGCGACGGCTAATCTCGAAAAAATCATTGTACTTCGAATGGAAGTGCCATGTTGCTCAGGGCTTACAGACATTTTGAAAAAAGCATACAATGCAGTCGGGCAGCATTTGCCAATCGAAGAACATACAATTGGAATCAATGGCAGCAGTGCCAAAATAAAATCTATTAATTAA
- a CDS encoding Rrf2 family transcriptional regulator gives MTVIFSKKCELGLQAVLYLSAFPKNTLFSALEISEKINAPKEFVSKILQTLTSSGIVGSKKGNSGGFYLKIDPGSVRLIDIVSAIDGLDLFRNCVLGFPGCSVDEPCPVHETWGKLRNETYTMLSNQTLAELRDITVNKINSLKK, from the coding sequence ATGACTGTCATCTTCTCAAAAAAATGCGAGCTGGGGCTTCAAGCAGTCTTATATCTTTCGGCTTTCCCTAAGAACACTCTTTTTTCAGCTTTGGAAATATCAGAGAAAATAAATGCACCAAAAGAGTTTGTTTCCAAAATTTTGCAAACCCTTACATCATCGGGGATTGTTGGCTCTAAAAAAGGCAACAGCGGCGGATTTTATCTCAAAATTGACCCGGGCTCTGTCCGACTGATTGACATTGTATCAGCAATTGACGGATTAGACTTGTTTCGTAACTGTGTGCTTGGCTTTCCGGGATGTAGCGTGGACGAACCTTGCCCCGTGCATGAAACTTGGGGTAAGTTGCGAAATGAAACATATACAATGCTTAGTAATCAGACATTGGCAGAATTACGTGACATAACTGTAAATAAAATAAATTCTCTAAAGAAATGA
- the nrfH gene encoding cytochrome c nitrite reductase small subunit, protein MQAKKIIRALIPPYNWRMAVAIAFGALVGIGATAFHLSNFTSYMYDDPTTCVNCHLMTPHYVTWMKGSHGGKVTCNDCHVPHDNIFNTYYFKAKDGMRHAYVFTTRTEPEIIAIKEAGIAVVQENCKRCHDHQINSVTAGIFSERSFSHGGDRLCWDCHREIPHGRINSQTATPYAKIPDQNTTIPEWIKKLQVK, encoded by the coding sequence ATGCAAGCTAAAAAAATAATAAGGGCTCTTATTCCACCCTATAATTGGCGAATGGCAGTAGCTATCGCCTTTGGAGCGTTGGTAGGTATTGGAGCAACAGCATTCCATTTGTCTAATTTTACTTCATATATGTATGATGACCCAACGACTTGTGTGAATTGCCATTTGATGACACCGCATTATGTTACTTGGATGAAAGGCAGCCATGGCGGTAAAGTTACCTGTAATGATTGCCATGTGCCTCACGATAATATTTTCAACACCTACTATTTCAAGGCAAAAGATGGCATGAGACACGCATATGTGTTCACAACGCGTACCGAACCCGAAATAATTGCTATCAAAGAAGCAGGCATTGCTGTCGTTCAGGAAAATTGCAAACGTTGCCACGACCACCAAATCAATTCTGTTACTGCAGGAATTTTTTCAGAACGTAGTTTCAGCCATGGCGGAGACAGACTTTGTTGGGATTGCCACAGAGAAATCCCACACGGAAGAATCAACAGCCAAACTGCTACGCCTTATGCGAAAATTCCGGACCAAAACACTACCATTCCCGAATGGATTAAAAAATTGCAAGTTAAATAA
- a CDS encoding TetR/AcrR family transcriptional regulator, producing the protein MNKKEIQEQRMKMYFINATKELLKGEGLKSISVRNIADRAGYSFGTLYNYFDDVKELIFICVEDFQTECRDFIEERTKTQSQGKDKLRAIVKFYMYYFVQYPGIFELFFLERANDVGNKKPTFEMIYSFLDKLCRDEWKYLVEQGALSKQQARVKAEITKNMVVGMLIFYLNRHNPQSFDEFSQRTESLLNEILNF; encoded by the coding sequence ATGAATAAGAAAGAAATCCAAGAGCAAAGGATGAAGATGTATTTCATCAATGCTACAAAGGAGTTGCTGAAAGGCGAAGGGCTTAAAAGTATCAGTGTGCGTAATATTGCCGATAGAGCCGGATACTCATTTGGAACATTGTACAATTATTTTGACGATGTTAAGGAACTGATTTTTATATGTGTGGAAGATTTCCAAACTGAGTGTCGAGATTTTATCGAAGAACGAACAAAAACTCAGTCACAGGGAAAAGACAAACTTCGTGCAATTGTCAAATTCTATATGTACTACTTTGTTCAATATCCGGGAATTTTCGAATTATTCTTTTTGGAACGAGCTAATGATGTCGGCAACAAAAAGCCTACTTTCGAGATGATTTATTCCTTTTTGGATAAATTATGCCGTGATGAATGGAAGTATTTAGTTGAGCAAGGTGCTTTGAGCAAACAGCAAGCCCGAGTGAAAGCTGAAATAACAAAAAACATGGTTGTGGGAATGTTGATTTTTTATCTTAATCGGCATAATCCTCAATCATTTGATGAATTTTCGCAAAGAACTGAATCATTATTAAATGAAATTTTGAATTTTTAA
- a CDS encoding ZIP family metal transporter: MLEWASRQDPVMLALYASLFTWSITALGAATVFFFKSINKRVLNAMLGFAAGVMIAASFWSLLNPAIEMAEAMGMIPWVPAVAGFLSGGLALFLIDKILPHLHLGLPPTQAEGIKTSWHRSILLVLAITLHNIPEGLAIGVAFGALATDMPGASMTGALALALGIGLQNFPEGAAVSVPLRREGFSRLKAFMYGQSSAIVEPIAAVIGALAVISFSSILPFALSFAAGAMIFVVVEELIPESQQGNDTDTSTIGAMLGFAIMMLLDVALG, encoded by the coding sequence ATGTTAGAATGGGCAAGTCGTCAAGACCCTGTGATGTTGGCATTGTACGCATCACTTTTTACATGGAGCATAACAGCTTTGGGTGCCGCCACAGTATTCTTTTTCAAAAGTATTAACAAACGCGTACTGAATGCTATGTTGGGATTTGCAGCCGGAGTCATGATAGCTGCATCATTTTGGTCATTGCTCAATCCCGCAATCGAAATGGCTGAAGCAATGGGAATGATTCCTTGGGTTCCGGCTGTAGCAGGCTTTCTGAGCGGAGGTTTGGCACTATTTTTAATTGATAAAATATTGCCTCACTTGCATTTGGGTTTGCCCCCGACTCAAGCAGAGGGTATAAAAACCTCGTGGCACAGGAGTATATTGCTCGTTTTGGCAATTACATTGCATAATATTCCCGAAGGACTTGCAATCGGTGTTGCATTTGGGGCTTTAGCAACGGATATGCCGGGCGCTTCAATGACCGGAGCTTTGGCTTTAGCTTTGGGTATCGGATTGCAGAATTTCCCTGAAGGTGCTGCGGTATCCGTTCCATTGCGTCGCGAAGGCTTTTCACGTCTCAAAGCTTTCATGTATGGTCAATCATCTGCAATTGTCGAACCGATTGCCGCCGTGATTGGCGCTTTGGCTGTTATTTCATTCTCCTCAATATTGCCTTTTGCATTGTCTTTTGCCGCAGGAGCTATGATTTTCGTTGTTGTGGAGGAGTTGATTCCCGAATCGCAGCAAGGAAACGACACCGACACTTCAACGATTGGCGCGATGCTCGGTTTTGCTATAATGATGCTTTTGGATGTCGCTTTGGGGTAG
- a CDS encoding Dam family site-specific DNA-(adenine-N6)-methyltransferase, whose amino-acid sequence MKVFVPPIKSQGIKTKLVPWIMELAPKVNGKWIEPFLGTGVVAFNSGYKKAILNDTNPHIINFYKGVQQKTITAPLMKHYLEKEGELLFKADNNGYEHYLKVRTRFNSGEFSPYDFIFLSRAGFNGMMRFGSKGNWNIPFCKKPERFAQAYITKITNQLATVSQIIQPEPDWTFYNKSFEHIIPLATKDDVIYCDPPYYGRHVDYYNGWTEQDEELLFKLLTETKAKFILSTWHHNDWRENEMINKFWSNFNIVTKDHFYHNGPNIENRRTVVEALVCNFDTDHITSHNHGLKKRPEQLALQLVVA is encoded by the coding sequence ATGAAAGTATTCGTCCCACCAATAAAAAGTCAGGGAATAAAAACTAAGTTAGTCCCTTGGATTATGGAACTTGCACCAAAGGTTAATGGCAAATGGATTGAGCCATTTTTGGGAACCGGAGTAGTAGCTTTCAATTCCGGCTACAAAAAGGCAATTCTTAACGACACGAATCCTCATATCATTAATTTCTACAAAGGTGTTCAGCAAAAGACAATCACTGCACCTTTGATGAAACACTACCTCGAAAAAGAAGGCGAGCTTTTATTCAAAGCCGACAATAATGGCTATGAGCATTATCTGAAAGTCAGGACAAGGTTCAATAGTGGAGAATTTTCACCTTATGACTTTATTTTTCTTTCCCGTGCAGGTTTCAATGGTATGATGAGGTTTGGTAGTAAAGGAAATTGGAACATTCCGTTTTGCAAAAAACCTGAAAGATTTGCTCAAGCATATATTACTAAAATAACTAACCAACTTGCGACAGTTTCGCAAATTATTCAGCCCGAACCGGACTGGACTTTTTACAACAAGTCATTTGAACATATTATTCCACTTGCGACAAAAGACGATGTTATTTATTGCGACCCACCATACTATGGCAGACACGTTGATTATTACAACGGATGGACAGAACAAGATGAAGAACTTTTGTTTAAGCTATTGACTGAAACAAAAGCAAAGTTTATCCTTTCAACTTGGCATCATAATGACTGGCGCGAGAATGAAATGATAAATAAATTTTGGAGTAATTTCAACATTGTAACTAAAGACCATTTTTATCATAACGGTCCTAATATCGAAAACAGACGTACAGTTGTAGAAGCGTTAGTTTGTAATTTCGATACAGACCACATCACTTCACATAATCACGGCTTGAAAAAGAGACCTGAACAATTAGCATTGCAACTTGTAGTAGCTTAA
- a CDS encoding restriction endonuclease, translating into MNLDEKNKYKNDFKSELDKFADKLEKYVSTDNGDWTVKGFIDVYKNIYTISSDTKIVSKILEIHIFPQILQFADSIGYNIILAEKQNWYPDLTFVNKKNEDVKFALDIKTTFRRNNKTAGFTLGSHGGYFKERDKDKNIQFPYSQYTGHYCLGVIYTRTDFADDISNTEIYQVKELQEEYETPNKKVGQREVTTVKNLKSITSVIKNFDFFAAEKWKIASDKQGSGNTANIGSILDIDDLKNENGIFSQLGEEWFDEYWINHGTATMVKDGVATKITTLKAFLEFKGRTDLWDKIVSRTSRAKSK; encoded by the coding sequence ATGAATTTAGACGAAAAAAATAAATATAAAAATGACTTCAAAAGTGAGCTTGACAAATTTGCCGACAAGCTTGAAAAATATGTTTCGACTGACAATGGCGACTGGACAGTAAAAGGATTTATTGACGTATACAAAAACATCTATACAATTTCTTCAGACACCAAAATCGTTTCTAAAATTCTTGAAATACATATTTTCCCTCAAATCTTACAGTTTGCCGATAGTATCGGTTACAATATTATTCTTGCTGAGAAGCAAAATTGGTATCCCGACCTTACTTTTGTAAACAAGAAGAACGAGGACGTCAAATTCGCTCTTGACATCAAAACAACTTTCAGACGAAACAACAAAACAGCTGGTTTTACACTTGGAAGTCACGGTGGCTATTTCAAGGAAAGAGACAAAGACAAAAACATACAGTTTCCATACAGCCAATACACAGGTCATTATTGTTTAGGTGTAATTTACACTCGGACGGACTTTGCAGATGACATTTCAAACACTGAAATTTATCAAGTTAAAGAACTTCAAGAGGAATATGAAACACCAAACAAAAAAGTTGGACAACGGGAAGTAACAACTGTAAAGAATTTGAAATCTATAACCTCAGTAATCAAGAACTTCGACTTTTTCGCAGCAGAGAAATGGAAAATTGCAAGCGACAAACAAGGTTCCGGGAACACTGCAAATATTGGCTCAATTTTGGACATTGACGACTTGAAAAATGAGAATGGAATTTTCAGTCAGTTGGGTGAAGAATGGTTTGACGAATATTGGATAAATCACGGTACTGCCACGATGGTAAAAGACGGTGTCGCTACCAAAATCACGACACTTAAAGCTTTCTTGGAGTTTAAAGGAAGAACTGACCTTTGGGATAAAATTGTTTCAAGAACCTCAAGGGCAAAATCGAAATGA
- a CDS encoding BrnA antitoxin family protein — protein MKAQEFDKKFDDGEDLTSYLDIKKSKKTSREMKRVNVDLPLWMIAKLDDEANRLGVTRQSIIKVWLADKLESNLQE, from the coding sequence ATGAAAGCTCAAGAATTTGACAAAAAATTTGACGATGGGGAAGACCTCACGTCTTATTTGGATATTAAAAAGTCGAAAAAAACATCTCGTGAGATGAAACGAGTAAATGTTGATTTGCCACTTTGGATGATTGCTAAACTCGATGATGAAGCAAATCGGCTCGGAGTTACTCGCCAATCAATAATCAAAGTATGGCTTGCAGACAAGTTAGAAAGTAATTTGCAAGAGTAA
- a CDS encoding DMT family transporter: protein MKSWKAELMLFSATLIWGATFIFTKVGLDDCPPSLFVILRFCIALLLSLAFFGKHLKSIDRVIFKRGAILGLLFGGGFLLQTYGLSYTTVSKSAFITGMTVPITPFVFYLIQRKPIQLWSKIGVGVSSIGLYIFTDPSIDNINFGDFLTLLSTFFWAFYITLMDKYTKNNRGFNLTAAYVVMQFVAATPLAVISFFILDFGDVYFNPTKDLFIALAFNGILASFFVTFIHTGVQKYTTPIKAALIFSLEPVIAGFIAALTLQEYLNLREYIGASIMMAGLFISEIGGFFEKRRK, encoded by the coding sequence GTGAAATCTTGGAAAGCAGAGTTGATGCTATTCTCGGCAACCTTAATTTGGGGAGCTACATTTATTTTCACAAAGGTTGGGCTTGACGATTGCCCGCCATCACTATTTGTAATTTTGCGATTTTGCATTGCTCTGCTTCTTTCATTAGCATTTTTCGGAAAGCATCTCAAATCAATTGACCGCGTAATTTTCAAACGAGGAGCAATTCTCGGTTTGCTTTTCGGAGGTGGATTTTTGCTCCAAACATATGGATTGAGCTATACAACTGTATCCAAATCCGCATTTATTACCGGCATGACTGTCCCGATTACTCCATTCGTATTTTACCTGATACAACGAAAACCAATTCAGTTATGGTCAAAAATTGGTGTCGGAGTGTCGTCAATCGGCTTGTACATTTTTACCGACCCAAGCATAGACAACATCAATTTCGGCGATTTCCTCACGCTGCTCTCCACATTCTTTTGGGCGTTTTACATCACATTGATGGATAAATATACCAAGAACAATCGCGGATTCAATCTTACGGCTGCTTACGTTGTAATGCAATTCGTAGCCGCAACACCGCTTGCGGTAATTTCCTTTTTCATACTTGATTTTGGCGATGTTTATTTCAATCCTACAAAAGACCTCTTCATCGCACTCGCTTTCAATGGCATTCTTGCATCATTTTTTGTGACCTTCATACATACCGGCGTCCAAAAATACACGACACCTATCAAAGCGGCATTGATATTCTCACTCGAACCCGTAATCGCCGGGTTCATAGCAGCACTTACACTGCAGGAATACTTAAACCTTCGCGAATATATCGGTGCTTCAATCATGATGGCAGGACTTTTCATTTCCGAAATCGGCGGCTTCTTTGAAAAACGGCGGAAATAA
- a CDS encoding L,D-transpeptidase, which yields MNLIKSVLLLTIVIILSSCSESRKGESEEYEDEISEKLDKAHRDSVELAELIAKHDIYPLIEYEHIVIRDNKHLGEIREQFKLDKENPSINKAFLTLNRKERRFVKVGDTIVVPKEYFDDMCAYSVFPQYYHGARDIPKLILVSNRWQAYACYENGVQVRFAAANTGKEKTPTFPGRYALVWKQLVRKSSLDSTWIMPFTWNFHRYAGSAFHKFDMPGYAASHSCVRQFLDDAEWLYNWGQRGKLDSNNHFIHLTGTPVLILDVFDFTRPKTGPWFALKSNKDFIIKVPENPMEFEEAYIPIQQIPKTSRGILPDRNRYIVAEDTLRARGHIREGVKLTESVDFNEVRRKKKAAKLKSEAEKAKEAEEADSKYDSDPEFNRQAQDSNSVR from the coding sequence TTGAATTTAATAAAATCTGTGCTTCTTTTAACAATAGTTATCATTCTTTCTTCTTGTTCCGAAAGCCGTAAAGGAGAATCGGAAGAATATGAAGATGAAATTAGTGAAAAATTAGACAAAGCTCATAGAGATTCGGTCGAATTAGCTGAATTAATCGCTAAACACGATATATACCCGCTTATAGAGTACGAGCATATTGTGATTCGCGACAATAAGCATTTGGGTGAAATTCGTGAACAGTTCAAATTAGACAAGGAGAACCCATCTATAAACAAAGCATTCTTGACGCTTAATCGAAAAGAGAGGCGCTTCGTGAAAGTTGGAGATACAATTGTCGTCCCTAAGGAATATTTCGATGACATGTGCGCATATTCGGTTTTTCCGCAATATTATCACGGAGCTCGCGATATACCCAAGTTAATTCTGGTATCTAATCGTTGGCAAGCTTATGCTTGTTATGAAAATGGTGTGCAAGTGAGGTTTGCTGCTGCAAATACCGGCAAAGAAAAAACACCAACTTTTCCCGGGAGATACGCTTTAGTTTGGAAACAATTAGTTCGGAAATCATCTTTAGACAGCACTTGGATTATGCCATTCACATGGAATTTTCACCGTTATGCCGGAAGTGCCTTCCATAAATTTGATATGCCGGGCTATGCTGCATCGCATTCATGCGTAAGGCAATTTCTTGACGATGCTGAATGGCTCTACAATTGGGGGCAACGCGGCAAATTGGATTCGAATAATCATTTCATCCACTTGACCGGAACACCGGTTCTGATACTTGATGTATTCGATTTTACACGTCCGAAAACCGGTCCATGGTTCGCACTCAAATCCAATAAAGATTTTATAATTAAGGTGCCCGAAAACCCGATGGAATTTGAAGAGGCATATATTCCGATACAGCAAATACCTAAAACTTCACGCGGAATTTTACCTGACAGAAACAGATACATTGTTGCCGAAGATACTTTGCGAGCCAGAGGTCATATCCGAGAAGGAGTGAAATTGACAGAATCTGTTGACTTCAACGAAGTAAGACGCAAGAAAAAAGCTGCAAAACTAAAAAGCGAAGCAGAGAAAGCAAAAGAAGCCGAAGAAGCAGATTCGAAATATGACTCAGACCCTGAATTCAACCGGCAAGCGCAAGATTCTAATTCAGTTAGATAA
- a CDS encoding MFS transporter, which yields MNSELKKKTSFRDFPPTYWVVIVFEFFERGAYYGVMSILSVYLTDMLGFSKTEVGTIKSTIQPLLYFLPILSGAIADRLGYRKTLMVAFTLLGIGYYLTAQVTDYLAVFVFLIIMAFGAGTFKPIISGTIAKVTDEGNSALGFGIFYWSINLGAFIFPLVVVPWLKSMDWSYVLIMAAIVTSLMLIPTLFLYKEPEREKIDDSDNSIFAIFGDIGKKIGLVFMDWRFMLFIFIYSWFWILYFQMFDSVLWYVQQFVDATALNNFVHSVTGLDWKFDVEHVTVVNAFTIIVLQLLVSSIVKNTKALPTLIVGISMGTVGMAILAFSNNIWVFLAGIILFSIGEMTAHPKYISYLGLIAPKDKKATYMGFGFLYGFFGSFVGGYLGAWLYVKLVDNPMIAFVRNSVPSANISDDIKIPKLIEIAEGAGITKDQVSAHAHTAELWLLFSGIGVFCIIGLLLYQKFIGARESSNF from the coding sequence ATGAATTCAGAATTAAAAAAGAAGACTTCATTTCGGGATTTCCCCCCCACGTATTGGGTAGTTATAGTATTTGAATTTTTCGAGCGAGGCGCCTATTACGGCGTTATGAGTATTTTATCAGTATATTTGACTGATATGCTCGGTTTCTCCAAAACCGAAGTTGGAACGATTAAAAGTACAATTCAACCCTTGCTTTACTTCTTGCCGATTTTATCGGGTGCAATCGCCGACAGATTGGGCTATCGTAAAACTTTGATGGTGGCATTCACACTGCTTGGTATCGGATATTATCTCACTGCACAGGTAACTGATTATCTTGCAGTATTTGTATTTTTAATCATAATGGCTTTCGGCGCCGGTACTTTTAAACCGATTATTTCGGGTACAATTGCAAAAGTCACAGACGAAGGCAATAGCGCCCTTGGATTTGGCATTTTTTATTGGTCAATCAATCTTGGTGCTTTTATTTTTCCATTAGTAGTTGTACCCTGGCTCAAATCAATGGATTGGTCTTATGTGTTGATTATGGCAGCAATTGTAACTTCATTAATGCTTATACCAACATTGTTCTTGTATAAAGAGCCCGAAAGAGAAAAAATTGACGATTCGGATAATTCCATATTTGCAATTTTCGGCGATATTGGAAAGAAAATCGGCTTAGTTTTCATGGACTGGCGCTTTATGCTTTTCATCTTTATCTACTCATGGTTTTGGATTTTATACTTCCAAATGTTTGATTCAGTCTTGTGGTACGTCCAACAATTTGTTGACGCTACGGCTCTGAATAACTTCGTACATTCCGTTACGGGATTGGATTGGAAATTTGATGTAGAGCACGTTACCGTTGTGAATGCTTTTACGATTATCGTGTTGCAACTGTTAGTTTCATCAATAGTTAAAAATACAAAGGCTCTTCCCACCTTAATTGTAGGGATTTCGATGGGAACTGTTGGTATGGCAATATTGGCTTTCAGCAATAATATTTGGGTCTTCTTAGCCGGTATAATCTTGTTTTCAATCGGCGAAATGACCGCACATCCTAAATATATATCGTATTTGGGTCTGATTGCTCCCAAAGATAAAAAAGCTACTTATATGGGATTTGGATTTTTGTATGGATTCTTCGGTTCATTCGTCGGTGGCTATTTAGGTGCATGGTTATACGTTAAGTTAGTTGACAATCCGATGATTGCATTCGTTCGTAATAGTGTGCCTAGTGCTAATATAAGCGATGATATTAAAATTCCTAAATTAATAGAAATAGCCGAAGGTGCAGGAATCACGAAAGATCAAGTTTCAGCACATGCACATACTGCAGAATTGTGGTTGCTTTTCAGCGGAATAGGTGTATTTTGCATAATAGGATTGCTTTTGTATCAAAAATTCATAGGTGCGCGTGAGTCATCTAACTTTTAA
- the queG gene encoding tRNA epoxyqueuosine(34) reductase QueG gives MSFETILKNKIKFHASELGFLDLKIAQATELLAESANMQKWLEDGMHADMQWLERNQDKRRNIGLVLENAKSVIVLSHSYFTGVDYPQSEIEAGKAGKISRYAWGDDYHDVLMPKIKQIESVISQDFPDSKNLCYIDTGPILEKQWAARAGIGWQGKNSLVLSPDYGSYFFLCVIISTVEFEPDTAIADKCGTCVKCIKACPTDAIVADAVIDSRKCLSYWTIEAKHHIDIPTEISEKMEGWIFGCDICQEVCPWNKNKPKITDFASFLPRGGSTVLHHDEVVQMTQVQFSERFRKSPIKRLKLLGLIRNSKTLNLSDNIK, from the coding sequence ATGTCGTTCGAAACAATCCTCAAAAACAAGATAAAGTTTCACGCTTCAGAGCTTGGTTTTTTGGATTTGAAAATCGCACAAGCTACAGAATTACTCGCCGAATCGGCTAATATGCAAAAATGGTTAGAAGACGGTATGCACGCAGATATGCAGTGGCTCGAACGAAACCAAGACAAGAGACGCAACATTGGGCTTGTGCTCGAAAATGCAAAATCTGTAATAGTATTGAGCCATTCTTACTTCACAGGTGTTGATTATCCGCAATCCGAAATCGAAGCCGGTAAAGCAGGAAAAATTTCAAGATATGCTTGGGGCGATGATTACCACGATGTTTTGATGCCGAAAATTAAACAAATCGAATCGGTCATAAGCCAAGATTTCCCCGATTCAAAGAATCTTTGCTACATAGATACCGGTCCAATACTCGAAAAACAGTGGGCTGCAAGAGCAGGAATCGGATGGCAAGGCAAAAACAGCCTTGTGCTATCGCCGGATTACGGCTCATACTTTTTTCTGTGTGTAATCATTTCTACAGTCGAATTCGAGCCGGATACTGCAATTGCGGACAAATGCGGAACATGTGTCAAATGTATAAAAGCCTGCCCGACAGATGCAATTGTTGCGGACGCAGTCATTGATTCGCGAAAATGCTTGTCGTATTGGACAATCGAAGCAAAGCATCATATAGATATTCCGACCGAGATTTCCGAAAAAATGGAGGGCTGGATTTTCGGTTGTGATATTTGCCAAGAAGTTTGCCCTTGGAATAAAAACAAGCCCAAAATAACAGACTTCGCATCCTTTTTGCCACGCGGAGGCAGTACAGTATTGCATCATGACGAAGTTGTACAGATGACCCAAGTCCAATTTAGCGAGAGATTTCGGAAATCGCCAATCAAAAGGTTAAAACTGCTCGGTTTGATACGAAATTCAAAAACTTTAAATTTATCGGATAATATAAAATAA
- a CDS encoding nitrite reductase (NAD(P)H) small subunit: MDIELNHPKTVNIGGESFVEICRVDEIIDNKGRKIQFTGDDDFQLALFKIDGIYYCVDNICPHRHADRIHEGIIKDLTVMCPLHGWTYSLDTGKNVDIRQGIKNLNTYKVEIIDDMIYVQKPSFQIPLWRR, translated from the coding sequence ATGGATATCGAACTAAATCACCCCAAAACTGTTAACATCGGTGGCGAAAGCTTCGTTGAGATTTGCCGCGTTGATGAAATCATCGACAACAAGGGCAGAAAAATCCAATTTACGGGCGACGATGATTTCCAACTTGCACTGTTTAAAATTGACGGAATTTACTATTGCGTTGATAATATTTGCCCTCATCGCCATGCAGACCGTATTCACGAGGGAATCATCAAAGATTTGACCGTGATGTGTCCTTTGCATGGATGGACATATTCGCTTGATACAGGGAAAAACGTTGATATACGGCAAGGAATCAAGAATTTGAACACTTATAAAGTGGAAATTATTGACGATATGATTTATGTCCAAAAGCCAAGTTTCCAAATCCCACTTTGGAGACGATAA